CACCTTCATTCTGAGACTATAGAGAGTTCAGAAAACCCCCCATCTCAATTCATCTTATCCAAAAGCCACACCGAAAATCTCGTAGAAACACTTCCAACAAGAGAAGGATGGGCCACGCCACTCGTCCTCTACAGCAACTGCTGGATTAGAGCTAATTCTCTTAAGGATTCCATGGCAGTCAAAGACAAGCTCAAGCCCCGCCCCGACGACATCATCCTTGCCGCGCACCCCAAATGTGGGACCACTTGGTTGAAGGCCCTCCTTTTTACCATCGTAAACAGATCCCGCTATACCTTCACTGACCACCCACTGCTCACGCGCCGTCCTCATCAAGTTGTGCCTTACCTCGCACTAAGGCCAGGAGACCTTGACATAGTCGAGACGCTACCCTCCCCGCGGCTGCTCTCCACCCATCTGCCGCTCTCCCTGCTCCCATCCACAGTTTCCACCCTTGGTTGTCGGATTGTGTGCGTTTGCCGGGATCCCAAAGATGCCTTTATCTCAAGGTGGCACTTTGAGAAGAGAATGAACCAAGGTATGTCCATAGGTATGGATGAAGCATTCACAATGTTTTGTGAGGGATGCTCACCTTATGGTCCTTTCTGGGACCGCTATCTTGAGTACTGGAAAGAAAGCTTGGCCAGGCCACATGAAGTTATGTTTTTGAGGTATGAGGAGATTGTGTCTGATACACCGAAGGTTATCAGCAAGCTAGCAAGCTTCCTGGGCGTCCCGTTTACCCAGGAGGAAGATAGCAATGGAGTGGTGGAGCAAATTGAGGATTTATGCGGCTTCACATCACTGAGCAACATCGCGGCCAATCGGCCAAGTCGTGTTGAACATGAGCAAGCTGGAGAAAAGCTTGTTGTTGATCCCACTTCACTATTCAGGAAAGGGAAGGTTGGGGATTGGGTGAACCACATGAGCAAGGACATGGGAGACAGAATGGACCAACTTGTGGCTGAGAAATTCAAAGGTTCAGGTCTCATATTCTAACGTGTGTGCTTGTTGTATCGTTTTTGTATGATTGATCTCTTTGAATTTACTGCATGTGTCTCCTTTAGTACTGTATCAAGTAAGCTTTATTGATTTAAATAAAACACATTTACTATTTCCAAGTATCTGAGATTTGGGATTTGTTATTTCTATTTGGGAAAAGTATATTTTTTGTCCCCGAACTCTTTTCAAAGTATAGAAATGGTCCCTCAACTTTGAAACCGGCAAACATTGGTCCCTCAACTTTTTAAACCTGATTTGTTTAGTCCCCTCACTTAACAAAAGTGGTTTTTATGCTGACTTGGCATAGTTTTGACCAGTCTTCGCCAATGTGGTAATTTTCTTCTTCCTTCACATTTTAACTCTGTTGGGCATTTGGTCGAGCGTTTGGCGCGCGCCGAACAAGAGGAGCAGAGGTAGGCGTGAAGCTTGTGTGGTTCACGGGACCAGCAGGGCCGACTGGCCGAGGTGGGATTGTGATCATGGGTAGCAGCGGCCTGGGCGCGTGGCGGCTTGGCCTTGGCGGCGAGCCTGTAGCACCATGGATGTATTGCCGAGCAGCTCCCGGGTCGTGCACTGCATGTAGGCGGCAAAGTGCCAAGGTCGGAGGTCGTCCGTGTTGTATCTTG
The sequence above is drawn from the Triticum aestivum cultivar Chinese Spring unplaced genomic scaffold, IWGSC CS RefSeq v2.1 scaffold217655, whole genome shotgun sequence genome and encodes:
- the LOC123176872 gene encoding cytosolic sulfotransferase 17-like, producing the protein MAHLHSETIESSENPPSQFILSKSHTENLVETLPTREGWATPLVLYSNCWIRANSLKDSMAVKDKLKPRPDDIILAAHPKCGTTWLKALLFTIVNRSRYTFTDHPLLTRRPHQVVPYLALRPGDLDIVETLPSPRLLSTHLPLSLLPSTVSTLGCRIVCVCRDPKDAFISRWHFEKRMNQGMSIGMDEAFTMFCEGCSPYGPFWDRYLEYWKESLARPHEVMFLRYEEIVSDTPKVISKLASFLGVPFTQEEDSNGVVEQIEDLCGFTSLSNIAANRPSRVEHEQAGEKLVVDPTSLFRKGKVGDWVNHMSKDMGDRMDQLVAEKFKGSGLIF